A stretch of Hemicordylus capensis ecotype Gifberg chromosome 9, rHemCap1.1.pri, whole genome shotgun sequence DNA encodes these proteins:
- the LOC128334481 gene encoding histamine H3 receptor-like: MPDWLPDLNVSRLSGSPPPPGNGSAAGELPHFQHHGQFPAPVSILLAVLMGLVVLVTVLGNALVILAFVVDRSLQTQGNFFFLNLAIADLLVGGFCIPLYIPYILTGEWKFGRGLCKLWLVADYLVCTASVFNIVLISFDRYISVTKAVSYRAQKGMTRNAVIKMVMVWIAAFLLYGPAIISWEYIAQRSILPEKECYAEFFYNWYFLMTASTLEFFTPFISVTYFNLSIYFNIRKRTPVRTENLPPDQDNCEMHPLGKTQGRGLFLMKLASRNRSQRMHNSSPSNPEPRALSIQNLESQVVECNLGQDLPPLQMDTQRTKSPWAGFYKALESLSNTTRRTEIAHTMASRFRLSRDKRVAKSLAIIVCIFGLCWAPYTLLMIIRAACHGQCIPHALYEASFWLLWLNSAINPILYPLCHMSFRKAFFKLLCPGKAKIHPNLFL, encoded by the exons ATGCCCGACTGGCTGCCGGATCTCAACGTCTCCCGGCTCTCgggctcgccgccgccgccgggcaaTGGAAGCGCGGCTGGGGAGCTCCCGCACTTTCAGCACCACGGACAGTTCCCGGCGCCGGTCTCCATCCTCCTGGCGGTGCTGATGGGGCTGGTGGTGCTCGTCACCGTCTTGGGCAACGCGCTGGTCATCTTGGCTTTCGTGGTGGACAGAAGCCTCCAGACCCAAGGGAATTTCTTCTTCCTTAACTTGGCCATTGCGGATCTTTTAGTAG GTGGATTTTGCATCCCTCTCTACATCCCTTACATCCTGACAGGGGAATGGAAATTTGGGAGGGGCTTGTGCAAGCTCTGGTTGGTGGCCGATTACCTGGTGTGCACCGCTTCGGTCTTCAACATCGTCTTGATCAGTTTCGACCGATACATCTCCGTGACGAAAGCG GTGAGTTACAGAGCTCAGAAGGGGATGACCAGGAATGCAGTGATCAAAATGGTGATGGTATGGATTGCAGCTTTTCTCCTCTATGGTCCAGCCATCATCAGCTGGGAGTACATTGCCCAGAGAAGCATCCTACCAGAAAAAGAGTGTTACGCCGAGTTCTTCTACAATTGGTACTTCCTCATGACCGCCTCCACCCTAGAGTTCTTCACACCTTTCATCAGTGTCACCTACTTCAACTTAAGCATTTATTTCAACATTCGGAAGCGGACACCTGTAAGAACTGAGAATCTCCCACCAGACCAGGACAACTGCGAAATGCACCCGCTCGGGAAGACACAAGGACGTGGCCTATTTTTAATGAAACTAGCAAGCAGGAACAGGAGTCAGAGAATGCACAACTCTTCACCTTCTAATCCGGAGCCACGTGCACTCAGCATTCAGAACCTGGAGAGCCAGGTGGTCGAATGCAACCTCGGTCAAGATCTTCCACCTTTACAAATGGACACTCAGAGGACCAAGTCGCCATGGGCCGGTTTCTACAAAGCTCTCGAGAGTCTTTCCAACACCACACGAAGAACGGAGATTGCCCACACCATGGCGAGTCGATTTCGGCTCTCTCGAGATAAACGAGTGGCCAAATCACTGGCCATCATCGTCTGCATCTTTGGTCTGTGCTGGGCTCCCTATACGCTCCTGATGATCATCCGAGCTGCTTGCCATGGGCAATGCATCCCACACGCGCTCTACGAAGCCTCCTTTTGGCTCCTATGGCTGAATTCTGCCATCAACCCCATTTTATACCCTCTGTGCCACATGAGTTTCCGGAAAGCTTTTTTCAAACTGTTGTGCCCGGGTAAAGCGAAGATTCACCCAAATCTTTTCCTGTGA